From the Drosophila gunungcola strain Sukarami unplaced genomic scaffold, Dgunungcola_SK_2 000114F, whole genome shotgun sequence genome, one window contains:
- the LOC128265324 gene encoding gamma-aminobutyric acid receptor subunit alpha-6: MFRKTQALFIVSGFFIIFWMCEGHVSDGTLAPTSSHLLYIKALEKTGILTKLPNITSEFSSRIFNSFRTLPSFKQVTSRSVRKRQSNKPVSYFSEVSSQRRVPRKASADMLSRNISMILENLLKRYEQSQLPTHGQGVPTVVQTNILIRSMGPVSELDMDYSMDCYFRQYWRDKRLSFKGPIKSLSLSIKMLDKIWRPDTYFYNGKHSQIHMITVPNKLLRLDQNGGILYSMRLTIKATCPMELQNFPMDRQSCPLVIGSYGYINQQLIYEWKNQDDAVSFVPGMTLNQFDLISMMHRNSTTVRREGDFSVLHVAFNLKRHTGYFLIQVYVPCILIVVLSWVSFWIHREATSDRVSLCVTSVLTLSTISLDSRTDLPKVKYATALDWFLLMSFLYCIATLLEFAGVHYFTKLGSGESPQLEDQWEDISIANELSDHVAEDGDDAPFADEEDTSDGTENDDNEGGVSESIDSKNGVCVCKKHDALGLEYDGFLRRDTIFCPTYNEPSYILPATMESTTQTEPPAVSRLHQMWLCLKSDNSFRKQRERKAAEQKSQQGGANCYVNSVSLIDRVARIAFPMSFAFLNLLYWLTYGMYKKEFSWSNMKA, from the exons atgtttcgaAAAACACAAGCTCTATTTATTGTTAGCGG attttttataatcttttGGATGTGTGAGGGACACGTAAGTGATGGTACACTAGCGCCAACATCGTCACATCTACTTTATATAAAGGCTCTCGAGAAAACTGGGATCTTAACCAAATTACCAAATATAACAAGCGAGTTTAGCTCTAGAATATTCAACTCCTTTCGCACATTGCCGTCGTTTAAACAAGTAACCAGTCGATCGGTAAGGAAACGCCAAAGCAACAAGCCTGTTAGCTACTTCTCAGAGGTCTCAAGTCAAAGACGAGTGCCGCGAAAGGCCTCTGCCGACATGCTCAGTCGCAATATTTCAATGATTTTGGAGAACCTACTGAAGCGCTACGAGCAATCGCAACTACCCACGCACGGACAAGGAGTGCCCACCGTGGTGCAGACCAACATTCTGATCCGCAGCATGGGTCCTGTTTCGGAGCTGGACATGGACTACTCGATGGACTGCTACTTCAGACAGTATTGGCGGGACAAACGTCTCAGTTTCAAGGGGCCCATCAAGAGCCTATCTCTCAGCATTAAAATGCTCGACAAAATTTGGCGTCCAGACACTTATTTTTACAACGGCAAGCACTCGCAAATACACATGATTACTGTGCCCAACAAATTGCTTCGACTTGACCAAAACGGTGGAATTCTTTATTCGATGCG ACTAACAATTAAGGCTACGTGTCCCATGGAGCTGCAAAACTTTCCAATGGATAGACAATCATGCCCCCTTGTAATTGGAAGTT ATGGATATATCAACCAGCAGCTAATCTATGAATGGAAAAATCAAGATGATGCCGTGTCCTTCGTTCCGGGGAtgacattaaatcaatttGATCTCATCAGCATGATGCATCGTAATTCTACAACGGTGCGTCGCgaaggtgacttttcagttcTGCATGTGGCATTTAATCTCAAACGACACACTGGATATTTCCTAATTCAA GTCTATGTACCCTGCATACTGATTGTGGTTCTGTCGTGGGTCTCGTTTTGGATACATCGCGAGGCTACGAGTGACAGGGTCAGTCTATGTGTGACATCGGTACTGACCCTGTCCACCATTAGCTTGGACTCCCGAACAGATCTGCCAAAAGTGAAGTACGCCACTGCCCTGGACTGGTTTCTATTGATGAGCTTTCTCTACTGCATTGCCACACTATTGGAGTTCGCTGGCGTCCACTACTTTACCAAGCTGGGCAGCGGGGAGAGTCCTCAGCTGGAGGATCAGTGGGAGGACATTAGTATAGCCAACGAACTGTCGGATCACGTGGCCGAGGATGGGGACGATGCTCCATTTGCAGACGAGGAGGACACAAGCGATGGCACTGAAAATGATGACAACGAAGGGGGTGTCAGCGAATCGATTGACTCCAAGAATGGTGTCTGCGTTTGCAAAAAACACGATGCTCTGGGCCTCGAATACGATGGTTTTCTCAGGCGCGACACCATTTTCTGTCCCACATACAAT GAGCCATCGTATATCCTGCCTGCCACCATGGAGAGCACCACCCAAACGGAGCCGCCGGCCGTTTCCCGTCTGCACCAGATGTGGTTGTGCCTGAAGAGCGATAACAGTTTCCGGAAACAGCGAGAACGCAAAGCAGCGGAGCAAAAAAGCCAGCAAGGGGGCGCCAACTGTTATGTTAACAGTGTGTCCCTAATTGATCGTGTTGCCCGAATAGCCTTCCCGATGTCCTTTGCATTTCTGAACCTTTTGTACTGGCTGACTTATGGCATGTATAAGAAAGAGTTCTCATGGTCCAACATGAAGGCATAG